A region from the Pseudomonas sp. P8_229 genome encodes:
- a CDS encoding diacylglycerol kinase: protein MSPFKGQTGLKRILNASGYSLDGLRAAFTGEAAFRQLVLLNVVLIPLTFFLNVSRVEQALLIAVCLLALIVELLNSAVEAAIDRISLELHPLSKNAKDMGSAAQFVALSMIALVWAVILL from the coding sequence ATGTCACCTTTCAAGGGCCAGACCGGCCTGAAACGCATCCTCAACGCTTCCGGTTACTCGCTGGACGGCCTGCGCGCAGCCTTCACCGGCGAAGCGGCGTTCCGCCAACTGGTGCTGCTCAATGTGGTGCTGATTCCGCTGACGTTCTTCCTCAATGTCAGCCGCGTCGAACAGGCCTTGCTCATCGCCGTCTGCCTGCTGGCGCTGATCGTCGAGTTGCTGAACTCGGCGGTAGAAGCGGCCATCGACCGCATCTCCCTGGAGCTGCACCCGCTGTCGAAGAACGCCAAGGACATGGGCAGCGCCGCGCAATTCGTGGCCCTGAGCATGATCGCGCTGGTGTGGGCGGTGATTCTGCTTTAA